One window from the genome of Flavobacterium agricola encodes:
- a CDS encoding universal stress protein has protein sequence MKKILFPTDFSETSFNAFKYALELANFLKAEIQVLHIFESKTLSSSRLSPKTIDEFKENIELKEFEHFKSFGTKFRAIAEEIGRDDINFQYILEYGYLLPVVQKKIKEEGIDLVVMGTNNDKDFETSVLGSNTYNVILHTDVPTLCVPKIAVYKKIEKMVFSTAFSPKDVTALKYFIDLANDNDCEAKCVYVDYKNRKYDNLLNAWKTTFSKDNIEFVILKGDNPVKEVTDYIERENVGLLTTVKYNKTFFESIFTSSFTKKISNRVNIPLLVIHN, from the coding sequence ATGAAAAAAATACTTTTTCCAACTGATTTTTCTGAAACATCATTCAATGCTTTTAAATATGCTTTAGAATTAGCCAATTTTTTAAAAGCTGAAATTCAGGTGCTGCATATTTTCGAATCTAAAACATTGAGCTCTTCGCGTTTGTCGCCAAAAACAATTGATGAATTTAAAGAAAATATAGAGCTAAAAGAATTTGAACATTTTAAAAGTTTTGGAACAAAATTTAGAGCAATTGCTGAAGAAATTGGACGTGATGATATTAACTTTCAATATATTTTAGAATACGGCTATTTACTACCTGTTGTTCAGAAAAAAATTAAAGAAGAAGGTATTGATTTGGTAGTTATGGGAACTAATAACGATAAGGATTTTGAAACTTCGGTTTTAGGAAGCAATACCTACAATGTAATTTTACATACCGATGTACCAACCTTATGTGTGCCTAAAATAGCTGTGTATAAAAAAATAGAAAAAATGGTTTTTTCGACAGCTTTTTCACCTAAAGACGTTACTGCATTAAAATATTTTATTGACTTGGCCAATGATAACGATTGTGAGGCAAAATGCGTTTATGTGGATTATAAAAACAGAAAGTACGACAACTTATTAAACGCTTGGAAAACAACTTTTTCTAAAGATAATATTGAATTTGTTATTTTAAAAGGAGATAATCCGGTAAAAGAAGTTACCGATTATATTGAGCGCGAAAATGTGGGGTTATTAACTACGGTAAAGTACAATAAAACCTTTTTTGAAAGTATTTTCACATCAAGTTTTACTAAAAAAATATCAAACCGCGTAAATATTCCTTTACTGGTTATTCATAATTAA
- a CDS encoding methylglyoxal synthase: MEIAIIAHDGMKADMVQFLNNNLEFLRNPKINLIATGTTGSKAEKLGLKITKFLSGPKGGDAQIAARVAEGKTQMVIFFKDPMSSHPHEPDINMLIRICDVHDVPLATNDATAQLLFEAIANKL; this comes from the coding sequence ATGGAAATAGCAATTATTGCCCACGATGGAATGAAGGCTGATATGGTTCAGTTTTTAAACAACAACCTTGAATTTTTAAGAAACCCGAAGATTAATTTAATTGCTACTGGAACTACGGGCAGCAAAGCAGAAAAATTAGGGTTAAAAATTACAAAGTTTTTATCGGGTCCGAAAGGCGGAGATGCCCAAATTGCCGCACGCGTTGCAGAAGGTAAAACACAAATGGTTATTTTTTTTAAAGATCCTATGTCAAGCCATCCGCACGAACCAGATATTAACATGCTTATTCGTATTTGCGATGTGCACGATGTACCTTTAGCTACAAATGATGCTACTGCACAATTACTTTTTGAAGCTATTGCTAATAAGTTATAA
- the pfkA gene encoding 6-phosphofructokinase: protein MKQPIKNIAVLTSGGDAPGMNAAIRAVVRACAYYNVKCTGIYRGYQGMIENDMVEMGPRTVKNIVNRGGTILKSARSTDFRTPEGRKQAYENLLANEVDALVVIGGDGSFKGGLALTKEFNFPIIGIPGTIDNDIAGTSHTIGFDSALNTVVDAIDKIRDTANSHNRLFFVEVMGRDAGHIALNAGIGAGAEEILIPEENIGFEKLIDSLERSRNSGKSSSIVVVTEGDSIGKTVFELGEQVKNTMPNYDVRVSVLGHLQRGGSPSCFDRVLASRFGVKAVESLLAGEHSMMVGLLNDKVVLSPIEKAVKSAGNGVDEELIRISDIVSI, encoded by the coding sequence ATGAAGCAACCAATTAAAAATATAGCGGTATTAACTTCGGGTGGTGATGCACCAGGAATGAATGCTGCCATTCGTGCCGTAGTTCGTGCGTGTGCGTATTATAATGTAAAATGTACCGGAATTTATCGTGGTTATCAAGGCATGATTGAAAACGATATGGTAGAAATGGGACCACGTACCGTAAAAAATATTGTTAACCGTGGCGGTACCATTTTAAAATCGGCGCGTTCAACCGATTTTAGAACCCCAGAAGGGCGTAAACAAGCGTACGAAAACTTACTAGCAAACGAAGTTGATGCCTTAGTAGTAATTGGCGGTGACGGAAGTTTTAAAGGCGGATTAGCTTTAACTAAGGAATTCAATTTTCCAATTATTGGTATTCCTGGTACCATTGATAATGATATTGCCGGAACTTCACATACTATTGGCTTTGATTCAGCGTTGAATACCGTGGTTGATGCCATTGATAAAATTCGCGATACAGCCAATTCACACAACCGCTTATTTTTTGTTGAAGTTATGGGCCGCGATGCCGGACATATTGCTTTAAATGCGGGGATTGGTGCGGGTGCTGAAGAAATTTTGATTCCGGAAGAAAACATTGGTTTCGAAAAATTAATTGATTCGTTAGAACGCAGCCGTAATTCTGGTAAATCATCAAGCATTGTTGTTGTAACCGAGGGCGATTCAATTGGTAAAACGGTTTTTGAGTTGGGCGAACAGGTTAAAAACACGATGCCTAATTACGATGTGCGTGTTTCTGTTTTAGGCCATTTGCAACGCGGTGGTTCACCAAGTTGTTTTGATCGTGTTTTAGCTTCTCGTTTTGGTGTAAAAGCAGTAGAAAGTTTATTAGCTGGTGAACATAGTATGATGGTTGGATTGTTGAATGATAAAGTAGTTTTATCTCCAATCGAAAAAGCAGTAAAATCTGCCGGAAATGGGGTAGATGAAGAATTAATTCGAATTTCAGATATTGTATCTATTTAA
- a CDS encoding C40 family peptidase gives MHGICILANIPLRLEPNDRSEMTTQVLFGDFFKITEEQGSWYKIVLEYDQYEGWVDAKQVFKISETSFATLQKTPLAVSGDIIEYVSAENGLLLPIHLGSDLRFLSLPDINTFNFSFDGTLYQGKNKEVILNTAYLYLNAPYLWGGKTPFGIDCSGFTQMVYKTAGYAIPRDAYQQAAVGEVLSFIEEAEPGDLAFFDNEEGKIIHVGIILANNFIIHASGQVRIDKLDYQGIYNVDTGRHTHKLRVIRKIV, from the coding sequence ATGCATGGTATTTGTATATTAGCTAATATTCCGTTACGATTGGAACCTAACGACAGAAGTGAGATGACCACACAAGTTCTTTTTGGTGATTTTTTTAAAATTACGGAAGAACAAGGTAGTTGGTATAAAATTGTTTTAGAATACGATCAGTACGAAGGATGGGTTGATGCCAAGCAAGTTTTTAAAATTAGTGAAACAAGTTTTGCAACTCTTCAAAAAACACCCCTAGCTGTTTCCGGGGATATTATTGAATACGTATCTGCAGAAAATGGCTTGTTATTACCTATTCATTTAGGCTCTGATTTACGCTTTTTATCGTTACCTGATATAAATACATTTAATTTTAGTTTTGATGGAACTTTATATCAAGGAAAAAACAAAGAAGTTATTCTAAACACCGCTTATTTATATTTAAATGCACCCTATTTATGGGGTGGTAAAACACCATTTGGAATAGATTGTTCTGGTTTTACACAAATGGTATATAAAACAGCTGGATATGCAATTCCACGAGATGCCTATCAACAAGCAGCCGTTGGCGAAGTTTTAAGTTTTATTGAAGAAGCAGAACCTGGAGATTTAGCCTTTTTTGATAATGAAGAAGGTAAAATTATTCATGTCGGAATTATTTTAGCCAATAACTTTATTATTCATGCTTCAGGACAAGTACGAATTGATAAATTAGATTATCAAGGCATTTACAATGTAGATACCGGCAGGCATACGCATAAATTACGAGTAATCAGAAAAATAGTATAA
- a CDS encoding N-acetylglucosamine kinase gives MKLIVDSGSTKADWVAIYPDNTTRFFSTLGLNPEVLRQDEVISRLDYSIDILEIKDQVTEIHFYGSGCGTDRMKSYLKNILEEYFPQADILVVEDTYAAAYATTPKNEKAIVCILGTGSNCSYFDGQKLHQKVQSLGYLIMDDAGGVQFGRLLLREYYYNQMPAHIAKAFADVVETDADYIKNNLYKKPNPNAYLAGIAKFIFDFKEDAYIKTLIEQEITRFIKYHILQYPEAYHVPINFIGSLAYYLQPEITKLLQQHQLNIGTVYQKPIDGLITYHKN, from the coding sequence ATGAAACTAATTGTTGATAGCGGATCAACCAAGGCAGATTGGGTCGCTATTTACCCAGATAATACAACTCGTTTTTTTTCAACTTTAGGTTTAAATCCTGAAGTTTTACGTCAGGACGAAGTTATTTCTCGTTTAGATTATTCCATCGATATTCTTGAAATTAAAGATCAGGTTACCGAAATTCATTTTTACGGATCGGGCTGTGGTACCGACCGAATGAAAAGTTATTTAAAAAATATTTTAGAAGAATATTTTCCGCAAGCTGATATTTTAGTTGTAGAAGATACGTATGCTGCAGCTTACGCAACAACGCCTAAAAATGAAAAAGCAATTGTTTGCATTTTAGGTACCGGATCAAATTGCAGTTATTTTGATGGCCAAAAATTGCATCAAAAGGTACAATCTTTAGGTTATTTAATTATGGATGATGCAGGCGGTGTTCAGTTTGGCAGGTTGTTATTACGCGAATATTATTACAACCAAATGCCAGCGCATATTGCAAAAGCTTTTGCTGATGTAGTAGAAACCGATGCCGATTATATTAAAAATAATTTATACAAAAAGCCAAATCCAAATGCTTATTTAGCCGGAATTGCCAAGTTTATTTTTGATTTTAAAGAAGATGCTTATATTAAAACATTAATAGAGCAGGAGATAACCCGATTTATTAAATATCATATTTTACAATATCCAGAAGCTTATCATGTTCCTATAAACTTTATCGGATCATTAGCTTATTATTTACAACCCGAAATTACCAAGCTTTTACAACAACATCAATTAAACATTGGTACGGTATATCAAAAACCGATTGATGGTTTAATTACTTATCATAAAAATTAA
- a CDS encoding glutaminyl-peptide cyclotransferase: MNTYKLFGFSALCALSFSCSDSNKNKNYNFSIDNSTFKATYTKADQVDFKILNPDNHTIDSVIYYVNNTKLGKKEAIEDFKVNLKDYDLGYNYLRALVFVDGVETPISTRVEVLGTQEIKPLNYSIVNTYPHDLRAYTQGLEFDGNVLIESTGNGEGPTGKRGKSSIRRVNPKTGEVLQIVELTDDVFGEGATVLNDKIYQLTWRNVEGYVYDAKTLERLETFPYFSQIQGWGLTNDGTNLIMSDGSEKLYFVDPETKQKVKEVKVYSNRSKIQTINEMEYVNGKIYANLYQSDAVAVINPETGEIEAVLDLSALKTKITQHPDVDVLNGIAYNIETNTFFVTGKNWDKMFEIKITE, from the coding sequence ATGAATACATATAAACTTTTCGGATTCAGCGCATTATGTGCCTTATCTTTTAGCTGTTCCGATAGTAATAAAAATAAAAATTATAACTTTTCTATCGATAATTCAACTTTTAAAGCAACTTATACCAAAGCAGATCAAGTTGATTTTAAAATTTTAAACCCAGATAACCATACCATAGATTCGGTTATTTATTATGTTAACAATACAAAGCTTGGTAAAAAAGAAGCAATTGAAGATTTTAAAGTAAATTTAAAAGATTACGATTTAGGTTATAATTATTTACGCGCATTAGTATTTGTAGACGGTGTAGAAACCCCTATTTCGACTCGTGTTGAAGTTTTAGGCACACAAGAAATAAAACCTTTAAATTATTCGATTGTAAATACGTATCCGCACGATTTACGTGCATATACGCAAGGTTTAGAATTTGATGGCAATGTGCTAATTGAAAGTACAGGTAATGGTGAAGGACCAACTGGTAAACGTGGTAAATCGAGCATTCGTCGTGTTAATCCAAAAACAGGCGAAGTTTTACAAATTGTAGAATTAACCGATGATGTATTTGGCGAAGGTGCAACTGTTTTAAATGATAAAATTTATCAATTAACTTGGCGAAATGTAGAAGGTTATGTTTATGATGCCAAAACGTTAGAACGTTTAGAAACCTTTCCTTACTTTTCACAAATTCAAGGTTGGGGATTAACGAACGACGGTACAAACTTAATTATGTCCGACGGATCTGAAAAATTATATTTTGTTGATCCAGAAACCAAGCAAAAAGTAAAAGAAGTTAAAGTTTATAGCAACCGCTCTAAAATACAAACCATTAACGAAATGGAATATGTAAATGGTAAAATTTACGCGAATTTATACCAATCGGATGCGGTAGCGGTTATTAATCCGGAAACCGGAGAAATAGAAGCTGTATTAGATTTAAGTGCTTTAAAAACAAAAATTACACAACATCCGGATGTTGATGTTTTAAACGGAATTGCTTATAATATAGAAACCAATACGTTTTTTGTTACCGGTAAAAACTGGGATAAAATGTTTGAAATAAAAATAACTGAATAA
- a CDS encoding translocation/assembly module TamB domain-containing protein — protein sequence MYVNKLKTSLLGVKEIANSKVFLGKAELHNFNFKVIKYENEDYTNLDEFISKVDDGQPGTGRFRLSSPNIKAYNSRFQFINKQVEKSKILDFNQLNGDLDNFYIKGPEITTNIKQLSFNEQSGISVKQLAGNFLYNKTNLYVKELNLKTAESTIEGKVELIYKPKYFQDFTNKVRIETNITRSRISSNDLNTFYNEFAPNQYFYLQSQIQGFLNDFTLFNLSAFHTSGTEVIGKVQFQNLFDKEKEFRMIGRFAKAETSYQKTNLILPRILHDKLPEALNRLGNVVLVGQIDLSKRDLSSNMSILTSIGKGEAFVSLEGFDNPDKVKYLGKVALNDFDLGYFLNEDILQKTTFNIKVDGTGFTKKAMNVGVNGKVNKFYFGGYNYTNIEIDGNFKQPYFNGNLKANDPNLKMIFNGLVNLEENHKEFDFKAQVDLANLHLLGIRKNKEIATFSGSFDVKASGNTIDDIAGTAIIDNIVIDIDDEEYQFKDFLIQSTFTDQVRHLTFQSPDIVSGNIVGIYQANQVGKLVQNALGSLYSNYSPFELNKKQFIDFDVTIYNKIVEVLDEKISVSNKTTLKGRIDGDSNDFSMNFKSPNLVIYNNELDNVNIQVNNKNPLFNTFIEMDSIKMPKYKLSNFSLINLTLNDTMYVRSEFAGGAKATDLYNLNLYHTIDTDNKSVLGFKKSEIAMKNFTWFINEEDSPEDNKIIFNKKLDDFEIDNISMSSAGQRVNLYGTMQGKYDKDLSLTFDDVDLSKLLIINSETLSFGGELDGVLNVKQNKPQQYQPSTNLIIEKFKFNGTELGNFTFNINGNDDFSVFTVNSKIKEQETEKLAIDGTIDFKADPKGKLDLEMSLSNFKMQPLQQVLGNIFQNIRGFASGKTAVEGVLLDPEINGRVYLTDAGMTIPFLGVDFNMEQNASIDVTENQFLIRHIKLTDTKYNTSAYIDGSIRHKHLQNWFLDVDVNSKNMLILDTKDNYETPFYGTAFIEGTAHISGPTNALVFDIKAKSNTGTTIKLPLGESEGGLGNNSFVHFYNQKDKKNIEKGITAVATSNNIEMIFDLDITPEAEIEIILDRSSGHGMKGRGIGTINIELNTLGKFRMLGDYQVWSGEYNFRYGGIIDKKFQVNKYSTIRWADGNPMNALLNLQAVYKTESNPAILLENPSFNRKIPTDVIIDLSGNLTNPHPDFIISFPNLSSVMKSEIDYKLQDKDTRQTQAMALLTGGGFLTQENAANAVYGSIFERAGSLFSEIFSGDEEVLQVGFNYTQADRNPYIQTEGRIGVTLSTNINEKIMVNGKVRVPVGGTEESTIIGDIEVAIKLNTDGSLTARVFNRENDIYYFGEGIGYTQGVGVNYQVDFDTFRELLGKIIKSANKKTKETPVQDSTDSDFSPEFIKFIESRKNRPNLPEPQKTTEPPMRVPDLD from the coding sequence TTGTATGTAAATAAACTTAAAACCAGTTTATTAGGAGTTAAAGAGATTGCAAATTCTAAAGTTTTTTTAGGTAAGGCAGAATTGCACAACTTTAATTTCAAGGTTATTAAATATGAAAATGAAGATTATACCAATTTAGATGAATTTATTAGTAAAGTTGACGATGGCCAGCCCGGAACTGGCCGTTTCCGCTTATCTTCACCAAATATAAAAGCTTATAATTCTCGTTTTCAATTTATAAACAAGCAAGTAGAAAAATCTAAAATTTTAGATTTTAATCAATTAAACGGAGATTTAGATAACTTTTATATTAAAGGTCCTGAAATTACTACTAACATTAAACAATTAAGTTTTAACGAGCAAAGCGGAATTTCGGTTAAGCAATTGGCCGGAAACTTTTTGTACAACAAAACCAACTTGTATGTTAAAGAATTAAACTTAAAAACAGCCGAATCTACCATAGAAGGAAAAGTTGAGCTGATTTATAAGCCCAAATATTTTCAAGATTTTACCAATAAAGTTCGTATTGAAACCAATATTACGCGTTCGCGCATTTCGAGCAACGATTTAAATACGTTTTATAACGAATTTGCACCCAATCAATATTTTTATTTACAAAGTCAAATTCAAGGTTTTTTAAACGATTTTACCTTGTTTAATTTATCGGCATTTCATACCTCAGGAACCGAAGTTATTGGTAAAGTACAATTTCAAAATCTTTTTGATAAAGAAAAAGAATTTCGAATGATTGGGCGTTTTGCTAAAGCCGAAACATCATATCAAAAAACAAATCTTATTTTACCTCGAATTTTACACGACAAACTTCCCGAAGCATTAAACCGTTTGGGTAATGTAGTTTTAGTTGGTCAAATAGATTTAAGTAAACGCGATTTATCGTCAAACATGAGCATCTTAACCTCAATCGGTAAAGGTGAAGCTTTTGTTTCGTTAGAAGGATTTGATAACCCAGATAAAGTAAAATACCTAGGTAAAGTTGCCTTAAATGATTTTGATTTAGGATATTTTTTAAACGAAGATATTTTACAAAAAACAACTTTTAATATTAAGGTTGATGGTACCGGATTTACCAAAAAAGCCATGAATGTTGGTGTTAACGGTAAAGTAAATAAATTTTACTTTGGCGGTTATAATTATACCAACATCGAAATTGATGGTAATTTTAAACAACCGTATTTTAACGGAAACCTAAAGGCCAACGATCCGAATTTAAAAATGATTTTTAACGGATTGGTGAATTTAGAAGAAAATCACAAAGAATTTGATTTTAAAGCTCAAGTAGATTTAGCCAATTTGCATCTGCTTGGCATTCGTAAAAATAAAGAAATAGCAACTTTTAGTGGTAGTTTTGATGTAAAAGCTTCCGGAAATACCATTGATGATATTGCCGGAACAGCAATTATTGACAATATTGTTATTGATATTGATGATGAAGAATATCAATTTAAAGATTTTTTAATTCAATCTACATTTACCGATCAAGTGCGTCATTTAACCTTTCAATCGCCCGATATCGTTTCGGGTAATATTGTTGGTATTTATCAAGCCAATCAAGTTGGTAAGTTGGTACAAAATGCGTTAGGAAGTTTATATTCCAATTATTCTCCGTTCGAGCTTAACAAAAAACAATTTATTGATTTTGATGTTACCATTTACAACAAAATTGTTGAAGTTTTAGACGAAAAAATTAGCGTTAGCAACAAAACAACTTTAAAAGGACGTATTGATGGCGATTCTAACGATTTTAGCATGAATTTTAAATCACCAAACTTGGTGATTTATAACAACGAATTAGATAACGTAAACATTCAGGTAAATAACAAAAACCCGTTATTTAATACGTTCATCGAAATGGATTCTATTAAAATGCCAAAGTACAAACTATCAAACTTTAGCTTAATTAACTTAACGCTAAACGATACCATGTACGTGCGTTCCGAATTTGCCGGTGGTGCTAAAGCAACCGATTTGTACAACTTAAACTTGTATCATACCATTGATACCGATAATAAATCGGTTTTAGGTTTTAAAAAATCAGAAATAGCCATGAAAAACTTTACATGGTTTATTAATGAAGAAGATAGCCCAGAAGATAATAAAATCATTTTCAATAAAAAATTAGACGATTTTGAAATAGATAACATTTCGATGTCAAGTGCAGGGCAACGCGTAAACCTTTACGGAACCATGCAAGGCAAATACGATAAAGATTTAAGCTTAACTTTTGATGATGTTGATTTATCTAAGTTGCTCATAATCAATTCGGAAACGCTTTCTTTTGGGGGCGAATTAGATGGTGTTTTAAACGTTAAGCAAAACAAACCACAACAATATCAGCCATCAACCAACTTAATTATCGAAAAATTCAAGTTTAATGGCACTGAGCTCGGTAATTTTACTTTTAACATTAACGGTAATGATGATTTTAGTGTTTTTACAGTAAACTCAAAAATTAAAGAACAAGAAACCGAAAAATTAGCTATTGACGGAACTATTGATTTTAAAGCTGATCCGAAAGGAAAATTAGATTTAGAAATGTCTTTATCTAACTTTAAAATGCAGCCCTTACAACAAGTTTTAGGTAATATTTTTCAAAATATTCGTGGGTTTGCAAGCGGTAAAACAGCGGTAGAAGGCGTACTTTTAGATCCAGAAATTAACGGTCGCGTATATTTAACTGATGCCGGAATGACCATTCCGTTTTTAGGTGTAGATTTTAATATGGAACAAAACGCATCTATTGATGTTACCGAAAATCAGTTTTTAATTCGACACATTAAATTAACCGATACAAAATATAACACATCGGCTTATATTGATGGTTCTATTCGTCATAAACATTTGCAAAACTGGTTTTTAGATGTTGATGTGAATTCTAAAAACATGCTTATTTTAGATACGAAAGATAATTATGAAACGCCATTTTACGGAACAGCATTTATAGAAGGTACAGCGCATATTTCAGGCCCAACCAATGCATTGGTTTTTGATATTAAAGCCAAATCAAACACGGGTACAACCATTAAGTTACCGTTGGGCGAATCGGAGGGCGGCTTAGGAAATAATTCTTTTGTACATTTTTATAATCAAAAAGATAAAAAAAATATAGAAAAAGGCATCACAGCAGTTGCTACAAGCAACAATATCGAAATGATTTTTGATTTAGATATTACGCCAGAAGCCGAAATTGAAATTATTTTAGACCGAAGCTCAGGACACGGAATGAAAGGACGCGGAATCGGAACTATAAATATTGAATTAAATACCTTAGGCAAGTTTAGAATGTTGGGTGATTACCAAGTTTGGTCGGGCGAATATAACTTTAGATATGGCGGAATTATTGATAAAAAATTCCAAGTAAACAAATATTCAACCATCCGTTGGGCTGACGGAAACCCAATGAATGCGCTATTAAATTTACAAGCCGTTTATAAAACCGAATCTAACCCAGCAATTTTACTCGAAAACCCATCGTTTAACCGTAAAATTCCAACCGATGTAATTATCGATTTAAGCGGAAACTTAACCAATCCGCATCCTGATTTCATTATCAGCTTTCCAAACCTAAGTTCGGTAATGAAATCTGAAATTGATTACAAACTGCAAGATAAAGATACGCGCCAGACACAAGCAATGGCGTTATTAACTGGGGGTGGGTTTTTAACGCAAGAAAATGCAGCTAATGCCGTTTACGGATCTATTTTTGAGCGTGCCGGAAGCTTGTTCTCAGAAATTTTTTCGGGTGATGAAGAAGTGCTACAGGTTGGTTTTAATTACACACAGGCCGATCGTAATCCGTATATTCAAACAGAAGGTAGAATTGGGGTAACTTTATCAACCAATATCAACGAAAAAATTATGGTAAATGGTAAAGTTCGTGTTCCGGTTGGTGGAACTGAAGAATCAACCATAATCGGAGATATCGAAGTTGCTATCAAATTAAATACGGATGGAAGTTTAACCGCACGCGTTTTTAACCGCGAAAACGATATTTATTATTTTGGTGAAGGAATTGGTTACACACAAGGAGTGGGAGTTAATTACCAAGTAGATTTTGATACGTTTAGAGAATTGTTAGGTAAAATAATTAAAAGCGCAAACAAAAAAACGAAAGAAACTCCGGTTCAAGATTCTACCGATTCTGATTTTTCACCTGAATTTATCAAGTTTATCGAATCACGTAAAAATCGTCCTAACTTGCCAGAACCGCAAAAAACAACCGAACCGCCCATGCGTGTTCCCGATTTAGATTAG
- the gap gene encoding type I glyceraldehyde-3-phosphate dehydrogenase yields the protein MSKIKLGINGFGRIGRIVLRESFERNDIEVVAVNDLLELDHLVYLLKYDSVHGRFKGTVESDGKNLIVNGQKIRVTAEKDPKNLKWNEVGATVVADCTGIFKTLASAGAHIEAGAKKVIISAPSDDALMFVMGVNENELTAANHIISNASCTTNCLAPMAKVLDDYFGIVEGLMTTVHATTATQLTVDGPSKKDFRGGRSALNNIIPASTGAAKAVTKVIPHLKGKLTGMSFRVPTVDVSVVDLTVRLEKATSYEAIIQAFEAEAQGKLKGILSVTHDDVVSQDFVSETSTCVIDAKAGIALNQNFFKIIGWYDNEYGYSAKLLDLVAIMATK from the coding sequence ATGAGTAAAATAAAATTAGGAATTAATGGTTTTGGACGCATCGGAAGAATTGTTTTACGCGAATCTTTCGAGCGTAACGATATAGAAGTTGTTGCAGTTAATGATTTATTAGAATTAGATCACTTGGTTTATCTTTTAAAATACGATTCGGTGCACGGACGTTTTAAAGGAACCGTAGAAAGTGATGGTAAAAACTTAATTGTTAACGGACAAAAAATTCGCGTAACAGCCGAAAAAGATCCTAAAAACTTAAAATGGAATGAAGTAGGAGCAACCGTGGTTGCAGATTGTACTGGTATTTTTAAAACCTTAGCTTCTGCTGGGGCACATATTGAGGCAGGGGCTAAAAAAGTTATTATTTCGGCACCGTCTGACGATGCACTTATGTTTGTAATGGGCGTAAACGAAAACGAATTAACTGCTGCCAATCATATTATTTCTAACGCATCATGTACAACCAATTGCTTAGCACCCATGGCAAAGGTTTTAGACGATTATTTCGGAATTGTTGAAGGATTAATGACCACCGTGCATGCAACAACAGCAACTCAATTAACGGTTGACGGACCATCTAAAAAAGATTTTAGAGGCGGCCGTTCGGCTTTAAACAACATCATTCCTGCATCAACCGGAGCTGCAAAAGCCGTAACTAAGGTTATTCCGCATTTAAAAGGTAAACTTACCGGCATGTCATTCCGCGTTCCTACGGTTGATGTTTCTGTGGTAGATTTAACCGTGCGTTTAGAAAAAGCGACAAGTTACGAAGCAATTATTCAAGCGTTTGAAGCTGAAGCTCAAGGAAAACTAAAAGGCATTTTATCGGTAACACACGATGATGTGGTTTCGCAAGATTTTGTTTCAGAAACCAGCACTTGTGTAATTGATGCTAAAGCAGGAATTGCACTAAACCAAAACTTTTTTAAAATTATAGGTTGGTACGATAACGAATACGGTTATTCGGCTAAATTATTAGATTTAGTAGCAATAATGGCAACAAAATAA